Proteins encoded together in one Helicobacter pylori window:
- a CDS encoding MFS transporter, whose product MKYLGRKEIKILGLSSLGGALEFYDFIIFVFFTSIIAKHFFPNTLSPIWSEINTYGIFAAGYLARPLGGIVMAHFGDKFGRKNMFMLSILLMVIPTFALALMPTFNDLVGFGVDSMGLTPKNAHYLGYIAPVFLVLVRICQGVAVGGELPGAWVFVHEHAPQGQKNTYIGFLTASVVSGILLGSLVYIGIYMVFDKPVVEDWAWRVAFGLGGIFGIISVYLRRFLEETPVFQQMKQDDALVKFPLKEVFKNSLFGISISMLITWVLTACILIFILFVPNFTLTHPNFNFTPFEKTYFQILGLVGIVSSIILTGFLADKIKPHKVCMAFSVAFAFFGFLFFKEFYSNAPSLVNTIVLYFLACFCAGIMNFCPIFMSDVFSAKIRFSGISFAYNIAYAITAGFTPQLSSWLNAKAIAAPESLQSYGLSFYIFVVALIAFIVSLLMAPIYNKSNPQHEVSPTA is encoded by the coding sequence ATGAAATATTTAGGCAGAAAAGAGATAAAAATCTTAGGATTGTCTTCGCTTGGTGGGGCTTTAGAATTTTACGATTTTATCATCTTTGTATTTTTTACAAGCATCATTGCCAAACACTTTTTCCCGAACACGCTTAGCCCTATCTGGTCTGAAATCAACACTTATGGTATCTTTGCCGCAGGTTATCTGGCGCGCCCACTTGGTGGCATAGTGATGGCCCACTTTGGGGATAAATTCGGCCGTAAAAACATGTTCATGCTCTCTATTTTATTAATGGTAATCCCAACCTTTGCGCTAGCTTTGATGCCAACTTTTAATGATTTGGTGGGTTTTGGCGTGGATAGCATGGGGCTTACCCCTAAAAACGCTCATTATCTTGGTTACATAGCTCCTGTTTTTTTGGTGCTTGTTAGGATTTGTCAAGGCGTTGCTGTGGGTGGTGAATTGCCTGGCGCTTGGGTTTTTGTCCATGAACATGCTCCGCAAGGCCAAAAAAACACTTATATCGGTTTTTTAACCGCTTCCGTAGTTTCTGGGATTTTGCTTGGGAGTTTGGTTTATATTGGGATTTATATGGTTTTTGACAAGCCTGTTGTTGAAGATTGGGCTTGGAGGGTTGCCTTTGGGCTTGGAGGGATTTTTGGTATCATTTCTGTGTATTTGAGACGCTTTTTAGAAGAAACTCCTGTTTTTCAGCAAATGAAGCAGGACGATGCCTTAGTCAAATTCCCGCTTAAAGAGGTGTTTAAAAACTCTCTCTTTGGTATATCAATCTCCATGCTTATCACTTGGGTTTTAACCGCTTGTATTTTGATTTTTATCCTTTTTGTTCCCAATTTTACCCTTACGCATCCTAATTTTAATTTCACTCCGTTTGAAAAAACCTATTTTCAAATTTTAGGACTTGTTGGTATTGTAAGTTCTATTATTTTAACCGGGTTTTTAGCCGATAAAATCAAACCGCACAAAGTTTGCATGGCTTTTAGTGTAGCCTTTGCCTTTTTTGGCTTTTTATTCTTTAAAGAATTTTATTCTAACGCGCCAAGTTTAGTAAATACCATAGTTTTATACTTTTTAGCGTGCTTTTGCGCGGGTATTATGAATTTTTGCCCCATTTTTATGAGCGATGTGTTTAGTGCCAAAATCCGTTTTAGTGGGATTTCCTTCGCTTATAACATAGCCTATGCTATAACCGCTGGCTTTACCCCTCAACTTTCAAGCTGGTTAAACGCAAAAGCCATAGCAGCGCCTGAAAGCTTGCAAAGTTATGGTTTGAGCTTTTATATTTTTGTGGTTGCTTTAATCGCTTTTATCGTATCGCTTTTAATGGCGCCAATTTACAACAAATCTAACCCCCAACACGAAGTGTCGCCCACAGCATGA
- a CDS encoding IS607 family transposase translates to MYSPAKFASMIGKSVRTLQRWDLEGVFVAHRNQKNRRFYTHDQYLEYLGIKASEDKAKIVVYARVSSANQKQDLQNQIEALEKFCLANGYAVSEWCNEIGSGLNYKRKIFNRILEEIEMGKISKLVIAHKDRFVRFGFEYFESFAQTHGCEIIIMNQISLSPEAEMTQDLLSIIHCFSSRLYGLRKYNKEIKEHLKNQE, encoded by the coding sequence GTGTATTCGCCTGCTAAGTTTGCTAGTATGATAGGTAAATCTGTTAGGACTTTACAACGATGGGATTTAGAGGGTGTTTTTGTCGCTCATCGTAATCAAAAAAATAGGCGTTTTTACACGCATGATCAATACTTAGAATATCTAGGTATTAAAGCTAGTGAAGATAAAGCAAAGATAGTGGTTTATGCTAGAGTGTCTAGCGCTAATCAAAAACAAGATTTGCAAAATCAAATTGAAGCCTTAGAAAAATTTTGTCTTGCCAATGGCTATGCGGTGAGTGAATGGTGTAATGAGATAGGGAGTGGGTTAAACTATAAGAGAAAGATTTTTAACCGAATTTTGGAAGAAATTGAAATGGGAAAAATCTCTAAATTGGTTATCGCTCATAAAGATAGGTTTGTGCGTTTTGGTTTTGAATATTTTGAAAGCTTTGCTCAAACTCATGGCTGTGAAATTATTATAATGAATCAGATCTCTTTAAGCCCTGAAGCTGAGATGACACAAGATTTATTGAGCATTATCCATTGTTTTAGTTCTAGGCTTTATGGCTTAAGAAAATACAACAAAGAAATTAAAGAACATCTTAAAAATCAAGAATGA
- a CDS encoding transposase, with amino-acid sequence MMLVTRILYAKNINKGKLKALNEQAQILGKLRSQIWQEYGALKCLNTSDRKIRDLWVKEKREFKVLANAWKETLRDSFNNIKLYLEAAKTSIKKDIFKHYKTKEEQKEAFIQLKKDEWLKDHFLHRKMRKAFKHGKNSVFNQIIVRSDDYKVFELNNQCWISIPSLIKNKRIKIPLNTTMEYKPSGTLRLIIKNKVVEVHSSYEKTDNRTCGNEIIGIDKGYSEVFVTSTNEFLGKDLGKILTQYSDKLKVKYQRRNKLLALMKKAQKNNQLEKANRIFKNNLGKIKQNKEDHKVKQRLKTLIYNACHQVVDKAKVVVCEDLKENFSKNTSYGKNTNRRLNSWVKGLIADALKNVIACRGSALHLVNPAYTSQCDSFCNNLLLGRRKSNTFYLFNGGTIQADYNAARNILARYFDKEIKKNTPFNAVKEILLKRTDSYRLTTVQARL; translated from the coding sequence ATGATGCTAGTTACAAGAATACTCTATGCCAAAAATATCAATAAAGGTAAGTTAAAAGCGTTAAACGAACAAGCCCAAATTTTAGGAAAATTGCGTTCTCAAATATGGCAAGAATATGGGGCTTTAAAATGTTTGAATACGAGCGATAGAAAAATTAGAGATTTATGGGTTAAGGAAAAAAGGGAATTTAAAGTTTTAGCTAACGCTTGGAAAGAGACTTTAAGAGATAGCTTCAATAACATCAAGCTCTATTTGGAAGCGGCTAAAACTTCTATTAAAAAAGACATATTCAAACACTATAAAACCAAAGAAGAGCAAAAAGAAGCCTTTATCCAATTAAAAAAAGATGAATGGCTAAAAGATCATTTTTTACACAGAAAAATGAGAAAAGCTTTCAAGCATGGTAAAAATTCTGTTTTCAATCAAATCATTGTCCGCAGCGATGACTACAAAGTTTTTGAATTGAACAATCAATGTTGGATCTCTATACCCTCTTTAATCAAAAACAAAAGGATTAAAATCCCTTTAAATACCACAATGGAATACAAACCTAGTGGCACTTTAAGACTGATTATAAAAAACAAGGTAGTGGAAGTTCATAGTTCTTATGAAAAAACAGATAATCGCACTTGTGGGAATGAAATAATAGGCATTGATAAGGGTTATAGTGAAGTCTTTGTAACAAGCACTAACGAATTTTTAGGGAAGGATTTAGGTAAAATCCTCACCCAATACAGCGACAAACTAAAAGTCAAATACCAACGAAGAAACAAGTTATTGGCGCTGATGAAAAAAGCTCAAAAAAACAATCAACTTGAAAAAGCTAATCGTATTTTTAAAAACAATCTAGGCAAAATTAAGCAAAACAAAGAAGATCATAAAGTCAAACAAAGATTAAAAACCCTTATTTACAACGCTTGCCATCAAGTAGTGGATAAGGCAAAGGTGGTTGTGTGTGAAGATTTAAAAGAAAACTTTTCAAAAAACACAAGCTATGGCAAAAACACTAACAGAAGACTCAATTCTTGGGTTAAAGGTTTAATAGCAGACGCTTTAAAAAATGTAATAGCGTGCAGAGGTTCTGCATTGCATTTAGTCAATCCTGCATACACTTCGCAATGCGATAGCTTTTGTAACAACCTTTTATTAGGGCGTCGCAAAAGCAATACTTTTTACCTATTTAATGGGGGAACTATTCAGGCTGACTATAATGCTGCTAGAAACATTTTAGCGAGATACTTTGACAAAGAAATTAAAAAGAATACACCTTTTAATGCGGTTAAAGAAATCTTACTAAAACGGACTGATAGCTATCGCTTGACTACTGTGCAAGCAAGGCTTTAG